The Marinobacter szutsaonensis sequence GACCTGGAACCGGTGATCGAACTGGGGCCAGACGCCCTGATCATGTCCGACCCCGGCCTGATCATGCTGGTCCGGGAGAAATGGCCGGACCAGCCCATCCATCTTTCCGTGCAGGCCAACGCCGTCAACTGGGCCACTGTCGAATTCTGGCGCCGCCAGGGCATCAGCCGGGTCATCCTGTCCCGGGAACTGGCCCTGAACGAAATCCGCGAAATCCGCGAGCGGGTCCCCGACATGGAACTGGAAGTTTTCGTCCACGGCGCCCTGTGCATGGCCTACTCCGGCCGCTGCCTGCTCTCCGGCTACATGAACCACCGCGACGCCAACCAGGGCGCCTGCACCAACGCCTGCCGCTGGAACTACAAAGAAGTCCAGCACAGCCACGACCAGACCGGCGACCTCATTGCGACCTCCACCGCCAGCGAGGTACAGGAAGTGGAACCCCGGGAAATCCTCCTGGAAGAGCCCAACCGCCCCGGCGGCTTCATCCCCGCCTACGAGGATGAACACGGCACCTACATCATGAATTCCAAGGATCTGCGCGCCGTCCAGCACGTGGCGGAACTGGTCAAAATGGGCGTCCACTCCCTGAAAATCGAAGGCCGCACCAAAAGCACCTACTACGTCGCCCGCACCACCCAGGTCTACCGCCGCGCCATCGACGACGCCGTCGCCGGCAAAGGCTTCGACATGGACCTGATGAACGAACTCGAAGCCCTCTCCAACCGCGGCTACACCGAAGGCTTCCTCCGCCGCCACCCGCCCCAGGAATACCAGACCTACGAACAGGGCTCCTCCTTCCTCGGCACCCAGCAGGTGGTAGGCACTGTTGCTGATGCGGATGACCGATGGCTGACCATCGACGTCAAAAACAAATTCGCCCCCGGCGACCAGCTGGAACTGATCAGCCCGGCGGGCAACCTGCGGTTCAGTGCGGATAGCATGGAAAACCGGAACGGCGAGGCGATGGACTATGCGCCGGGCAGTGGGCATATCGTCAAGATTCCAAAACCGGACCATCTGCCTGAATCCCTTGTCCACACCTACCTGACCCGAATCCTGCCCGCAGCGAATAGCAATTAGTCGAAGCCTCCGGTCGGGCTTCCCTCCCAAAACCGTGCATTGCCATGGATGGCAATGCCGAGCCCCCAGGGACGGGTTCACGGCGTGTTTTGGGAGGGAAGCCCGACTGGAGGCCACCCCGAAGCGTGCAGTCTTGGGTACGCCCCGAAGATTAAAGTCCTGCGGGTAAAACCTATCCCCCCGATTGCCTCTGCCTTAGTGCCCCAAAGGCCGATTAAGGTATAATCCCTACACGCTCGATTTAATACCTGACTATTTTACTCTGGTATTGTATAATCGCTCGCCAGAAGCAACGGATTCGCCCACTTGAAAGCATCGGGCACCACAAATCCGTCATCCAAAAACCGATTGCGGGGCGTACTCACACCGTGAGCGACCACTGCAACACCCAACTAGACTTATGATAGCCGCCCGCCAGCCTGACCAAACGGCTGCCGGTGACACCAAGGGCCAAGAGCCCGAGATGAGAGAATTACGGAGCGACGATCATGGCGACCACCGACCAAGAGGTGAACGAGCTGATCAAACGGGAATACGAACACGGCTTTGTGACCGAAATCGAAGCCGACACGTTCGAACCCGGACTGAACGAAGACGTCATTGCCCGGCTTTCCGCCATCAAGAAAGAGCCGGAGTGGATGCTGGAATGGCGCCTGAAAGCCTATCGTCGCTGGCTCGAGATGGAAGAGCCGGACTGGGCTCACGTCGGTTACCCGAAAATCGACTACAACTCGATTTCCTACTATTCCGCGCCCAAGCGCAAGGAAGACATGCCCCAGAGCCTGGACGAAGTCGATCCGGAGTTGCTGAAGACCTATGAGAAACTGGGCATCCCCCTGCACGAGCGCGAAAAACTCGCCGGCGTGGCCGTGGATGCGGTCTTCGACTCCGTCTCCGTCGCCACCACTTTCAAGGAGCCTCTGGCCAAAGCCGGCGTCATCTTCTGCTCGATTTCCGAGGCGGTTCGGGACTACCCCGAACTGGTGCAGAAATACCTGGGCACCGTGGTGCCCCATGGCGACAACTTCTTTGCCGGCCTCAACTCTGCGGTCTTCTCCGACGGCACCTTCGTGTATGTACCGAAGGGCGTGCGCTGCCCGATGGAGCTGTCCACCTACTTCCGCATCAACGCCGCCAACACCGGCCAGTTCGAGCGCACCCTGATCATTGCCGACGAAGGCAGCTATGTCAGCTACCTCGAGGGTTGCACCGCACCCATGCGGGATGAGAACCAGCTGCACGCAGCCGTGGTGGAACTGGTAGCCCTGGACGATGCCCAGATCAAGTACTCCACCGTCCAGAACTGGTACCCCGGTGACGAAAACGGCAAAGGTGGTATCTACAACTTCGTCACCAAGCGCGGTGCCTGCATCGGCAAGAACTCCAAGATTTCCTGGACCCAGGTAGAGACCGGCTCCGCCGTCACCTGGAAGTATCCGAGCTGTGTCCTGCGGGGCGAGAACAGCGTGGGCGAGTTCTACTCCGTAGCGCTGACCCACAATTACCAGCAGGCCGATACCGGTACCAAGATGATCCACCTGGGCAAAAACACCCGGAGCACCATCATCTCCAAGGGTATTTCTGCCGGCAAGAGCTCCAACGCCTACCGGGGCCTGGTGAAATTCGGCCCGGGCGCGGAGGGTGCGCGCAACTTTACCCAGTGTGACTCGCTGCTGATCGGCGATCGCTGTGGCGCCCACACCTTCCCGTACATCGAGAGCAAGAACAAATCCGCCATCGTCGAGCACGAGGCGACGACCTCCAAGGTCAGCGACGAGCAGATGTTCCTCTGCCGCCAGCGTGGTATCGACCCGGAGCAGGCCGTCTCCATGATCGTGAACGGCTTCTGCAAGGAAGTATTCAAGGAGCTGCCGATGGAATTCGCCGTGGAAGCCGGCAAGTTGCTGGAAGTGAGCCTCGAAGGCTCGGTGGGCTGATCCGGCCGGGCTTCACTGGAAACGCATTCACACAGATTCAGAGATAGAGAGACGCGAACAAATGCTTAGCATCAAGAACCTGCACGCATCCGTTGAGGGCAAAGAGATCCTCAAGGGCATCAACCTGGAAATCAAGGCCGGGGAAGTTCACGCCATCATGGGTCCGAACGGTTCGGGCAAGAGTACCCTGTCCCAGGTGCTGGCAGGCAACGAAGCATTTGAAGTCACCGAGGGTGAAGTCACCCTCAACGGCGAGAACCTGCTGGACCTGGAGACCGAAGAACGTGCCCGGGAAGGCATCTTCCTGGCGTTCCAGTACCCGGTGGAAATCCCCGGCGTCAGCAACCTGCAGTTCCTGCGCACTGCCGTCAATGCCATGCGCAAGCATCATGGCGAGGAAGAGATGAACGCCGCAGAGTTCATGAAACTCGCGAAGGAAGTCTCCAAACAGGTGGACCTGGATCCGGCCTTCCTCAAGCGTGGCGTCAACGAAGGTTTCTCGGGTGGTGAGAAGAAGCGTAACGAGATTATGCAGGCCCTGTTGCTGCAGCCGAAGCTGGCCATCCTCGATGAAACCGACTCCGGCCTCGACATCGACGCCCTGAAGGTGGTATCCGATGGCGTCAACGCCCTGCGCTCCGCAGACCGGGCCATCCTGATGGTCACCCACTACCAGCGCCTGCTGAACCACATCGTGCCGGACTATGTCCATGTCCTGGCCGGCGGCAAGATCATCAAGTCCGGTGGCCGCGAACTGGCACTGGAACTGGAAGAGAAAGGCTATGGCTGGCTTGGCATCAAGGACGAAGAAACTGCCGACAGTGCTGCCAACTAAGGAGGCCGCGGAATGAAACCAGCACCGACTCTTTCAGCCGCGTTCCTCGAATCCGCCGGCCAGTCCCTGCCCAAGGCGCTACTGGACCTGCGCAAGCAGCGCGGTACCGCCCTGGTGGACATGCCTCTGCCGACGCGGAAAACCGAGAACTGGAAGTACTCCAGCAAGTATCTCAAGCTGACCGATGAAATCGCCAGCACCCTGCCCTCGCAGGGCAAGACGCACACTGGCCAGGAGGTACCGGGCTACCGGATCGTATTCCTGAACGGCGTAATCCAGCCGGAAGCCAGCGAGTTTCCGCAAGCTGATGGCATTCGGGTAGCCAGCTTCCGTGACCTGGATGACCAGGAAGCCGCTGAACTGGCCGATCAACTGGACATCACCCTGGACGACAAGGCGGTACAACTGGCCCGCCTGAACGCCGCCCGCTTCGAAGATGGCCTGCTGATCCGTCTGAAGCCGGACGCCGTGCTTGACCAGCCCCTGTTCGTCATCCACGAAGTCACGGCTGACGCCAGCGGCTCCGCCTTCCCGCGCATTTTCGTCGATGCGGGCCGCCACAGCCAGGCGACCCTGGTGGAGGAGTATCGCTCCAGTGGCTCCGAACCAGTCATGGTCAACACCGTCACCGAGTTCAGGCTGGCCGACGGCGCCAACATCACCAACGTCCGCCTGACCATGGAAGGCGAAAACGTGCAGCACATTGGTGCTACCGGTGTCCGCCAGCAGCGCAACGCCCGTTTCGAAAGCCACACAGTCGGCTTCGGTGGCCCCCTGCGCCGCCACGACCTGCAGGTTCGTCTGGAAGGTGAAGGCGGCGAGTGCAAGCTCAACGGCGTGGTGGTCACCCAGGGCAAACAGCACTTTGACAACCACACCACCATTGAGCACGTGGCCGCCCACTGCAACAGCGAGGAGACCTACCGCAACATCGCGGCGGACCAGTCCCACGCCGTTTTCAATGGCCGGATTCATATCCACCAGGACGCCCAGAAGTCCAACGCGGATATGAACAACAAGAACCTGCTCCTGTCCAACGGTGCAGAGATCGATACCAAGCCGGAGCTGGAGATCTATGCCGACGATGTGAAGTGTGCCCACGGCGCCACCATCGGCCAGCTGGACGAGATTTCCCTGTTCTACCTGGTGTCCCGTGGCATCGGCCGGCGCGAAGCCAATGTGCTGCTGACCATGGCCTTCATCAACGAGCTGGTTGAGCAGATTCCGCTGGAGACCGTGCGAGAGACCGCTCACACCCGGCTGAACCAGTTCTTTGACCAGACCTTCCAGGAGGTGTGACCGGTAATGACTGACCTGTCCGTGGCAAACAGCGCCAGCGCCGCCGCCTTTGACGTGGAAGCGGTGCGCCGTGATTTCCCGATCCTGTCCCAGCAGGTGAACGGCAAGCCCCTCGTGTACCTGGACAACGGCGCCTCGGCCCAGAAGCCGGTTGCCGTGCTTGATGCCATGGACCGCTATTACCGGGAAATGCACTCCAACGTGCACCGGGGCGCCCACACCCTGGGTGACCGTGCCACCGCGGCATTCGAAGGCGCCCGGGAGACTGTGCGTAACTTCGTGAATGCCGCCAGCACCCGGGAAATCATCTGGACCCGCGGCACCACCGAAGCCATCAACCTGGTGGCCAACGGTCTGGCTCCCCGCCTGAAATCGGGCGACGAGATCCTGGTCAGCCACATGGAGCACCATGCCAACATCGTGCCGTGGCAGATGATCGCCGAGCGTACCGGCGCGAAAGTGGTGCCGATCCAGGTCACGCCCGAGGGCGAACTGGACCTGGAGTCCTTCAACAGCCTGCTGAATGACCGCACCCGGATCCTGGCGATCACCCATGTTTCCAACGTGCTGGGCACCGTTAACCCGGTGGCTCCGCTGATCGAACAGGCCAAGAAGCGCTGCATCCTGACCCTGATTGACGGGGCCCAGGCTGTCCCGCACTTCAAGCCGGATGTGCAGGCGCTGGGCTGCGATTTCTACGTGTTTTCCTCCCACAAGCTGTTTGGCCCAACCGGTATCGGTGTGCTTTACGGCAAGGCCCAGTTGCTGGAGGAAATGCCTCCGTACCAGGGTGGCGGCGAAATGATTGAGCGGGTATCGTTCGAGCGCACCACCTGGAACGTGCTGCCCTACAAATTCGAGGCCGGCACGCCGGCGATTGCCGAGGCAGTCGGCCTTGGCGCCGCCATCGACTACCTGGACAGCCTGGACCGTGGCGCCATGGAAGCGGCCGAAAAGGCCCTGCTTGAGCGCGCGAACCAGCTGGTAGAGACGGTACCGGGCATGGAGATCATCGGCACTGCCGCCAACAAGGTGCCGGTCATGTCCTTTAAAATCGCCGGCCTGCACCCCAGTGATATAGGTACGCTGCTGGATCAGCAGGGCATCGCCATCCGCACCGGCCATCACTGCGCCATGCCGCTGATGGATTTCTACGGAGTACCCGGTACAGCCCGGGCCTCCTTTGCGTTCTACAATACGCTGGACGAGGTGGACAAACTGTTCACCGGCCTGCAGAAGATCCAGCGCCTGTTTGCCTGATGGAGGTGGAATCATGACAGCCGAAGTCTTCACCCCAAGTGACGTAACCGTGACCATGACCCCGAGTGCGGTCAGGCACGTGCGCAAGCAACTCGACAAGAAGCCCGATGCCAAAGGCATTCGCCTGGCCATCAAGAAAAGTGGCTGCTCCGGCTTCAAGTACGAGACCCAGTGGGTGGACGAAGCCGCAACCGATGACCGCGTATTCCACATCGACGGCGTGGACGTGTTCGTGAAAGAAGAACACCTGCCGATGGTGAACGGCATCGAGATCGATTTTGTCACCGAGGGCGTGAATTCACTCTTCAAGTTCCGCAATCCGAATGCCACGGCAGAGTGCGGGTGCGGGGAGAGTTTTACTGTCGCCTGATTGGTGAAAACGGGGCAGATGTGAAGACGGGGTCAGATGAACGCTTTCATCTGACCCCAACTTAGGCAATCCCCGCGGACATTTGAAAATGGGGTCAGATGAAAGCTTTCATCAGACCCCGACCTAAACAAACCAAAGCACATTACGAGACCAGGCATGCAAGAACGGGAAGTGGTCCTGACCAAACGCGAGGTGGAAGCACGCCTCGTTCCCGCCGGAACCGAAATCATGATTCCGGCGGATACCTTCGTGACCATCACTCAGTCCCTTGGCGGCACCTTCACGGTGGCCGTCAACGGCAACCTGGCCCGGATTGAAGGCCACGACGCCGATGCCCTGGGCAAACAACCGCTGGAAAGCAGCTTCGAGACCCCGGAAGACGGCACCGTCAACGAAAACCAGGTCTGGGAAGCCCTGCGCAACTGCTACGACCCGGAAATCCCGGTGAACGTGGTGGACCTCGGACTGATCTACGAGTGCAAGATCGAAAACGACACCGAGGAAGGCAACCACGTCTACATCAAGATGACCCTTACCGCCGCCGGCTGCGGCATGGGCCCGGTGATCTGTGACGACGTCAAACGCAAGGTGGAGCATGTTCCCAACGTGAACAAGGTGACCGTCGAACTGACCTTCGACCCTCCCTGGAACAACGACATGCTCACGGACGAGGCCAAGCTCGAGCTCGGGATGCTGTGAGGCTTGAACATGGGGTCAGAAGAAGGCTTTCTTCTGACCCCGACTTCATCCTCCGGGCCTGAACCGCTAACATGGGGTCAGATGAACGCTTTCATCTGACCCCGTTTTAGAACCCGACCCCGGGATCTGAAGTACCCCCAGGGGTCTGAAGAAAGCCTTCTTCTGACCCCATGTTCATTTTAGTTACCAACCCAGTGCCCAAAGCAGCAATCACATGACCGCCACCAAAGAAGACTTCCTGAACAACCCCCTCGGAACCAAGACCACCCTGGAAGATGTCCTGGACGCCTTCGAATTCCTGGATGATTGGGAAGAACGCTACGCCTACATCATCGACCTGGGCAAGCAGCTGCCGTCATTCCCGGACGACGCCCGCACCGAGGAAAATTACGTGCACGGCTGCCAAAGCCAGGTATGGCTGATCCACCACTACGATGAAGCCAGCGGCAAGCTGTACCTGTTGATCGATTCTGACGCCATGATCGTGCGCGGTCTCGCGGCGATCATCCTGGTGGCCCTGAACGGCAAAAGCCCCCGTGAGCTGCTGACCACCGATATCGACGAACTGTTCGAACAACTGGACCTGTTCCGCC is a genomic window containing:
- the yegQ gene encoding tRNA 5-hydroxyuridine modification protein YegQ, with translation MITPELLAPAGTPEHLETAFAYGADAVYAGQPRYSLRVRNNSFKDVAALGAGINRAHELGKQFYLVSNIAPHNNKVRSYLKDLEPVIELGPDALIMSDPGLIMLVREKWPDQPIHLSVQANAVNWATVEFWRRQGISRVILSRELALNEIREIRERVPDMELEVFVHGALCMAYSGRCLLSGYMNHRDANQGACTNACRWNYKEVQHSHDQTGDLIATSTASEVQEVEPREILLEEPNRPGGFIPAYEDEHGTYIMNSKDLRAVQHVAELVKMGVHSLKIEGRTKSTYYVARTTQVYRRAIDDAVAGKGFDMDLMNELEALSNRGYTEGFLRRHPPQEYQTYEQGSSFLGTQQVVGTVADADDRWLTIDVKNKFAPGDQLELISPAGNLRFSADSMENRNGEAMDYAPGSGHIVKIPKPDHLPESLVHTYLTRILPAANSN
- the sufB gene encoding Fe-S cluster assembly protein SufB, translating into MATTDQEVNELIKREYEHGFVTEIEADTFEPGLNEDVIARLSAIKKEPEWMLEWRLKAYRRWLEMEEPDWAHVGYPKIDYNSISYYSAPKRKEDMPQSLDEVDPELLKTYEKLGIPLHEREKLAGVAVDAVFDSVSVATTFKEPLAKAGVIFCSISEAVRDYPELVQKYLGTVVPHGDNFFAGLNSAVFSDGTFVYVPKGVRCPMELSTYFRINAANTGQFERTLIIADEGSYVSYLEGCTAPMRDENQLHAAVVELVALDDAQIKYSTVQNWYPGDENGKGGIYNFVTKRGACIGKNSKISWTQVETGSAVTWKYPSCVLRGENSVGEFYSVALTHNYQQADTGTKMIHLGKNTRSTIISKGISAGKSSNAYRGLVKFGPGAEGARNFTQCDSLLIGDRCGAHTFPYIESKNKSAIVEHEATTSKVSDEQMFLCRQRGIDPEQAVSMIVNGFCKEVFKELPMEFAVEAGKLLEVSLEGSVG
- the sufC gene encoding Fe-S cluster assembly ATPase SufC, translated to MLSIKNLHASVEGKEILKGINLEIKAGEVHAIMGPNGSGKSTLSQVLAGNEAFEVTEGEVTLNGENLLDLETEERAREGIFLAFQYPVEIPGVSNLQFLRTAVNAMRKHHGEEEMNAAEFMKLAKEVSKQVDLDPAFLKRGVNEGFSGGEKKRNEIMQALLLQPKLAILDETDSGLDIDALKVVSDGVNALRSADRAILMVTHYQRLLNHIVPDYVHVLAGGKIIKSGGRELALELEEKGYGWLGIKDEETADSAAN
- the sufD gene encoding Fe-S cluster assembly protein SufD; amino-acid sequence: MKPAPTLSAAFLESAGQSLPKALLDLRKQRGTALVDMPLPTRKTENWKYSSKYLKLTDEIASTLPSQGKTHTGQEVPGYRIVFLNGVIQPEASEFPQADGIRVASFRDLDDQEAAELADQLDITLDDKAVQLARLNAARFEDGLLIRLKPDAVLDQPLFVIHEVTADASGSAFPRIFVDAGRHSQATLVEEYRSSGSEPVMVNTVTEFRLADGANITNVRLTMEGENVQHIGATGVRQQRNARFESHTVGFGGPLRRHDLQVRLEGEGGECKLNGVVVTQGKQHFDNHTTIEHVAAHCNSEETYRNIAADQSHAVFNGRIHIHQDAQKSNADMNNKNLLLSNGAEIDTKPELEIYADDVKCAHGATIGQLDEISLFYLVSRGIGRREANVLLTMAFINELVEQIPLETVRETAHTRLNQFFDQTFQEV
- a CDS encoding cysteine desulfurase, producing the protein MTDLSVANSASAAAFDVEAVRRDFPILSQQVNGKPLVYLDNGASAQKPVAVLDAMDRYYREMHSNVHRGAHTLGDRATAAFEGARETVRNFVNAASTREIIWTRGTTEAINLVANGLAPRLKSGDEILVSHMEHHANIVPWQMIAERTGAKVVPIQVTPEGELDLESFNSLLNDRTRILAITHVSNVLGTVNPVAPLIEQAKKRCILTLIDGAQAVPHFKPDVQALGCDFYVFSSHKLFGPTGIGVLYGKAQLLEEMPPYQGGGEMIERVSFERTTWNVLPYKFEAGTPAIAEAVGLGAAIDYLDSLDRGAMEAAEKALLERANQLVETVPGMEIIGTAANKVPVMSFKIAGLHPSDIGTLLDQQGIAIRTGHHCAMPLMDFYGVPGTARASFAFYNTLDEVDKLFTGLQKIQRLFA
- a CDS encoding iron-sulfur cluster assembly accessory protein yields the protein MTAEVFTPSDVTVTMTPSAVRHVRKQLDKKPDAKGIRLAIKKSGCSGFKYETQWVDEAATDDRVFHIDGVDVFVKEEHLPMVNGIEIDFVTEGVNSLFKFRNPNATAECGCGESFTVA
- the sufT gene encoding putative Fe-S cluster assembly protein SufT is translated as MQEREVVLTKREVEARLVPAGTEIMIPADTFVTITQSLGGTFTVAVNGNLARIEGHDADALGKQPLESSFETPEDGTVNENQVWEALRNCYDPEIPVNVVDLGLIYECKIENDTEEGNHVYIKMTLTAAGCGMGPVICDDVKRKVEHVPNVNKVTVELTFDPPWNNDMLTDEAKLELGML
- a CDS encoding SufE family protein is translated as MTATKEDFLNNPLGTKTTLEDVLDAFEFLDDWEERYAYIIDLGKQLPSFPDDARTEENYVHGCQSQVWLIHHYDEASGKLYLLIDSDAMIVRGLAAIILVALNGKSPRELLTTDIDELFEQLDLFRHISPTRGNGLRAMVGKIRDLAAAEAAES